In a genomic window of Carassius gibelio isolate Cgi1373 ecotype wild population from Czech Republic chromosome A3, carGib1.2-hapl.c, whole genome shotgun sequence:
- the LOC127944600 gene encoding cerebellar degeneration-related protein 2, translating into MLTDVTVEEEFDGNEEEVWYSRKDLEHDLHLAAELGKTLLDRNHELEQGLQQMYSTNHEQLQEIEYLSKQVDLLRQMNEQQAGLYEQLDLSARDLEKSNQSLVLENRTAQQRIQSLSETIDGLQTHMERLQKQVDELKASQSKRDLAAARRSLAAQSMSCLKEIYDLQRDKYWSSEGLQEEKSTLHDLKEQLAAERVRRVEAERETELTVQENMALEERLSLLEGARRRQAELEAEVEELQQLWRSESSGTRLTDVLLPDSVFFSVGAGPEEEVGFGAELPQRRRRCSSESYARGTRAEDIQRGHEHTCIRRAQAVKQRGISLLNEVDAQYSALQVKYEELLRRCQQGADRLSHKAVQTPTAPAQRNQGTTICLAHELHQPEYKALFKEIFTCIQKTKEDLSENRAGQSQ; encoded by the exons ATGCTGACGGACGTGACAGTAGAAGAAGAATTTGATGGCAATGAAGAGGAGGTGTGGTACAGCAGGAAGGATCTGGAGCACG ATCTCCACTTGGCCGCTGAGCTGGGAAAGACTCTGTTGGACAGGAACCATGAGCTGGAGCAGGGTCTCCAGCAGATGTACTCCACCAATCACGAGCAGCTGCAGGAGATCGAG TACCTGAGCAAGCAGGTGGATCTCCTGAGGCAGATGAACGAGCAGCAAGCCGGACTTTACGAACAGCTGGACCTATCAGCACGAGACCTGGAGAAAAGCAACCAAAGTCTGGTGCTGGAGAACCGCACGGCCCAGCAGCGGATACAGAG TCTGAGCGAGACCATAGACGGCCTGCAGACTCACATGGAGCGTCTCCAGAAGCAGGTGGACGAGCTGAAGGCGTCTCAGTCCAAGAGAGATCTGGCAGCTGCACGCCGCAGCCTCGCTGCACAAAGCATGTCCTGTCTGAAAGAAATCTATGATCTGCAACGAGACAA GTACTGGAGCTCAGAGGGTCTGCAGGAGGAGAAGTCCACCCTCCATGACCTCAAGGAGCAGCTGGCGGCCGAGAGAGTCCGACGGGTGGAGGCTGAGCGCGAGACAGAGCTGACGGTGCAAGAAAACATGGCTCTGGAGGAGCGTCTGAGTCTGCTGGAGGGAGCGCGCCGTCGACAGGCCGAGCTGGAGGCCGAGGTGGAGGAGCTCCAGCAGCTGTGGCGCTCTGAGTCGTCCGGCACGAGACTGACAGACGTGCTGCTGCCCGACAGTGTATTCTTCAGTGTGGGGGCGGGGCCTGAGGAGGAGGTGGGGTTTGGGGCGGAGCTTCCTCAGAGGAGGCGGCGCTGCAGCAGCGAGAGCTACGCCCGCGGGACTCGAGCTGAAGATATCCAGCGTGGACACGAGCACACGTGCATCCGCCGAGCTCAGGCGGTGAAGCAGCGCGGGATCTCGCTTCTCAACGAGGTGGACGCGCAGTACAGCGCACTACAGGTGAAATACGAAGAGCTGCTCCGCCGCTGCCAGCAGGGGGCAGACCGCCTCAGCCACAAAGCCGTCCAGACGCCCACCGCCCCTGCACAGAGGAACCAGGGAACCACAATCTGCCTCGCACACGAGCTCCATCAGCCAGAATACAAGGCCCTGTTTAAAGAAATCTTCACCTGCATTCAGAAAACCAAAGAGGACCTGAGTGAGAACAGGGCTGGGCAGAGTCAGTGA
- the si:ch211-165g14.1 gene encoding uncharacterized protein si:ch211-165g14.1: MDPLKQLRESVDLSVGCRPSPLETHSLEGLDLGKKPGWCGIISRSKSLSMSESPYISKPNSPDRPEPGSRHHGTRTGGTSSHGSYSVALPPINGLPSVAHHRPTDDSDYHMETDDVLTQTKNRLKKADCVLGDRTHAEDILTSCGESYLSDTLSKDSSCLPQDYSAAAYTLRSSSSASIETLSSECTGAKKTSPRSVEYISSADDSDVIEVPVSSSRCKTPPSCCFRTHSVIVHERRRGNSSVKRDAAMDRPPEHVNDVCALDEAGLEARDGKAGSESKSLLSWMESPVSPEDSDQDTDAASPRNFPSTSDAENTRVFKSPQSRASSSASNRQRKTPASKNRKRAKPRPKRAPPVGKSAKRPRRKPRCSGPSPMFSAQEPEIKLKYAKHKEEKRDSRPDGFAPYVHMELSSCTIVSFREDDVYSMKKGSQQAVPGVVPKTSCLQLGRVGSDARSQVRRFCCLCGRVGSVEGLGDLHGPYCDLDSLEDGASRSFRRQRKENCSGSVECSEHWVHEDCSIWTAGVFLVKGKLYGLEEAIRLAQGTVCSYCHMVGATLGCFFKDCPHKYHFPCALQSDGALNEENFTMRCPKHKNKTSRASVSRLKNR; the protein is encoded by the exons ATGGACCCTCTGAAGCAGCTTCGGGAGTCTGTGGATCTGTCCGTGGGCTGCAGGCCGAGTCCTTTAGAGACACACTCCCTGGAGGGGCTGGATCTGGGGAAGAAACCCGGCTGGTGTGGCATTATCTCACGGAGCAAGAGCCTTAGCATGTCCGAGTCTCCATACATCAGCAAACCCAATTCACCTGATCGCCCCGAACCAGGATCCAGGCATCATGGGACAAGGACTGGAGGCACGTCATCCCACGGGTCCTACTCTGTAGCGCTCCCCCCAATCAACGGCTTGCCATCGGTGGCTCACCACAGACCGACGGATGACAGCGACTACCATATGGAAACGGACGATGTGTTAACCCAAACTAAAAATCGTCTCAAGAAAGCAGATTGTGTGCTGGGCGACAGGACGCATGCAGAAGACATTTTGACCAGTTGTGGTGAATCCTATTTGAGTGACACGCTGTCGAAGGACTCCTCGTGTTTACCTCAGGACTACAGCGCGGCTGCGTACACACTACGATCCTCCAGCTCCGCGTCCATCGAGACGCTCTCATCCGAATGTACCGGCGCTAAAAAAACCTCTCCGCGCTCCGTCGAATACATCTCCAGCGCAGATGACAGCGACGTCATCGAGGTGCCAGTCAGCAGCTCCAGATGCAAGACGCCTCCGAGCTGCTGCTTCCGAACACACAGCGTTATCGTTCATGAGAGAAGACGAGGAAACTCCTCCGTGAAGCGGGACGCTGCAATGGACCGCCCTCCCGAACATGTGAACGATGTCTGTGCCCTGGATGAAGCCGGTTTGGAAGCCCGTGATGGTAAAGCTGGCTCTGAATCCAAGTCGTTGCTGTCATGGATGGAGTCTCCCGTATCTCCAGAAGACAGCGATCAAGACACGGATGCTGCTTCTCCCAGAAACTTCCCATCTACCTCGGATGCAGAAAACACAAGGGTCTTCAAGTCTCCACAGAGCAGGGCTTCATCTTCAGCGTCAAACCGTCAACGGAAAACTCCGGCCTCGAAGAATAGGAAACGGGCGAAACCCAGACCCAAGagagcgccacctgttggcaaatCAGCAAAGAGACCACGGCGAAAACCTCGCTGCTCTGGACCTTCACCCATGTTTTCTGCTCAAGAGCCGGAGATCAAACTCAAATATGCAAAGCACAAAGAAGAGAAGAGGGACAGCAGGCCGGACGGCTTCGCCCCGTACGTGCACATGGAGCTCTCGTCCTGCACGATCGTCAGTTTCAGGGAAGACGACGTTTATTCGATGAAGAAAGGGTCACAGCAGGCGGTCCCGGGGGTCGTCCCGAAGACGTCCTGTCTGCAGCTGGGCCGTGTTGGCTCCGACGCCAGGTCACAGGTCAGGCGTTTCTGCTGTCTGTGTGGAAGAGTGGGCAGTGTTGAAGGCCTGGGGGACTTGCATGGACCGTACTGTGATTTGGACAGTTTGGAGGACGGTGCGTCCCGCTCCTTCAGACGGCAGAGGAAGGAGAACTGCTCGGGGAGCGTGGAGTGTAGTGAGCACTGGGTACATGAGGACTGTAGCATCTGGACTGCAGGCGTCTTTCTGGTTAAAGGGAAACTCTACGGACTGGAGGAAGCCATCCGGCTCGCACAAGGAACA GTGTGTTCGTACTGTCACATGGTTGGTGCCACTTTGGGATGTTTCTTCAAAGATTGCCCCCATAAGTACCACTTCCCCTGTGCCCTGCAGTCAG ACGGTGCGCTCAACGAGGAGAACTTCACCATGAGATGCCCGAAGCACAAG AATAAAACATCCAGAGCGAGCGTTAGCAGGCTGAAGAACAGATGA